One genomic window of [Clostridium] scindens ATCC 35704 includes the following:
- a CDS encoding chromate transporter encodes MKCKKKVLWKIFISTLYLSAFTFGGGYVIVTLMKKKFVDDYHWIEKNEMLDLVAIAQSSPGAIAVNGAIVVGYKLAGMLGTLVAIVGTIIPPFLIISVISVCYNAFRSNYLVSQMLEGMQAGVGAVIASVTYEMGAGIVESKDALSLLIMAGAFGASCIYGVNVIYIVITCGMIGVIRTFLVRKGAQK; translated from the coding sequence ATGAAATGTAAGAAAAAAGTACTATGGAAAATATTTATTTCAACATTATATTTAAGTGCCTTTACATTTGGCGGTGGTTATGTAATAGTTACGTTGATGAAAAAGAAGTTTGTAGATGATTATCACTGGATTGAAAAAAATGAAATGCTGGATCTGGTAGCGATTGCGCAGTCATCACCAGGGGCAATCGCGGTGAATGGAGCAATTGTGGTGGGATATAAGCTGGCGGGAATGTTGGGAACGCTGGTTGCAATTGTTGGAACTATTATTCCGCCATTCCTGATTATATCTGTGATATCTGTTTGCTACAATGCATTTCGGAGTAACTATCTTGTGAGTCAGATGCTGGAAGGAATGCAGGCGGGAGTTGGTGCAGTGATTGCTTCAGTGACTTATGAAATGGGAGCAGGAATTGTTGAGAGTAAAGACGCATTATCTTTACTGATCATGGCAGGTGCATTTGGAGCGTCCTGCATTTATGGCGTGAATGTAATATATATAGTCATTACTTGTGGAATGATTGGAGTAATCCGGACTTTCCTTGTAAGGAAAGGAGCACAAAAATGA
- a CDS encoding LysR family transcriptional regulator — translation MTLRHLNIFVSVYEYNSITKAADALHIAQPSVSLVIKELEEYYGIQLFDRIGRGITPTEAGKELYSYAIHIVSLFNEMAQRIKNWDNVGTLRIGASITIGTHILPGLIKEYQKDFPYLRIKVTVNKSATIEQHILDNKIDIGLIENQPDHPEILSQPFMKDNLCAIVPNEDPLSSKAYITLEELASRPFLMREKGSAGREILDACFSLKNIHVNPLWESSSTQAIVKGVSMNLGVAVLPYLLIKRDIEEHNVNYLPFKTPLTRNLNIIYHKSKYLTRNMLSFIGLCKKVGRSHLVCIPSSRQLNKYKISGPVDKLKKNDFLYGILIISIAGGYFL, via the coding sequence ATGACATTACGGCATTTGAATATTTTTGTTTCTGTATATGAGTACAACAGTATTACCAAAGCTGCTGATGCACTTCACATTGCACAGCCTTCTGTCAGTCTGGTAATAAAAGAATTGGAAGAATATTATGGAATTCAACTATTCGACCGGATCGGGCGTGGGATTACCCCTACAGAAGCGGGAAAAGAACTTTACAGCTATGCAATTCATATTGTCTCTCTCTTCAATGAAATGGCGCAGCGTATAAAAAACTGGGATAATGTTGGAACTCTGCGTATCGGTGCTAGCATTACAATCGGTACACACATTCTTCCTGGATTAATCAAGGAATATCAGAAAGACTTTCCCTATCTCAGAATCAAGGTAACTGTAAATAAATCAGCCACGATCGAACAACATATTTTAGATAATAAAATTGATATTGGGTTAATTGAAAACCAGCCTGATCATCCCGAGATTCTCTCTCAACCGTTTATGAAAGATAATCTTTGCGCAATCGTTCCAAACGAAGATCCACTTTCTTCTAAGGCGTATATTACCCTTGAAGAACTGGCTTCACGTCCATTTCTAATGCGTGAAAAAGGAAGTGCCGGGAGAGAAATTCTGGACGCCTGCTTTTCTTTAAAAAATATTCATGTAAACCCTTTATGGGAAAGTTCCAGTACTCAGGCTATTGTAAAAGGAGTTTCTATGAATCTTGGTGTTGCTGTTCTTCCTTATCTTTTAATTAAAAGAGATATTGAAGAACATAACGTCAATTACCTGCCGTTTAAAACCCCGTTAACTCGAAATCTGAATATTATTTATCACAAAAGCAAATACCTCACCCGCAACATGCTTTCATTTATTGGACTTTGCAAAAAAGTGGGCAGGAGTCATTTGGTGTGCATCCCGTCAAGTAGACAATTGAATAAATATAAGATTAGTGGACCTGTTGACAAACTAAAGAAAAATGACTTTCTGTATGGTATACTTATTATATCAATTGCAGGAGGTTACTTTTTATGA
- a CDS encoding IS91 family transposase: protein MNILQKIFIEHYEEMIYLQHPRDAIVENVEKMIHCGDPSYGGAMYICPNCGNFKFTAFRCHSRFCPTCGNMYSIDRTTAMSFKIIDVQHRHCVFTIDDSLRPFFLKDRSLLNCLFSAVNSVISRMFHKENKSELFTPGFICVLHTFGRDLKWNPHIHCLVSEGGVGNTLSWRHFKHFNYHFLRDAFQTALLNELHQKIGPAFKKVKSAIYAKDKNGFYVRAMPNKCNPSQVIKYIGRYLGRPVIATSRIDSYDGDFVTFHYNRHEDNKLITETVPVLEFIDRLTQHIPEKHFKMIRYYGIYARHRNSDNFLRKAISREKHNFFLSLNRWRDSILHSFGYDPLKCPNCGKTMLFLELYFNHNPVPLHELYEKAMQKHRCRSPASFSYLPKPLFS, encoded by the coding sequence ATGAATATCTTACAAAAAATTTTTATCGAACATTATGAAGAAATGATTTATCTTCAACATCCTCGTGATGCTATTGTTGAGAATGTAGAAAAAATGATTCATTGTGGCGATCCATCTTATGGTGGCGCCATGTATATTTGTCCCAATTGTGGTAATTTCAAATTTACTGCTTTTCGTTGTCATTCTCGCTTCTGTCCAACTTGTGGTAACATGTATTCCATTGACAGAACTACTGCTATGTCTTTTAAGATTATTGATGTACAACATCGGCATTGTGTTTTTACCATTGATGATTCTTTGCGGCCTTTTTTTCTTAAAGACCGTTCTCTTCTTAACTGCCTTTTTTCGGCAGTCAACAGCGTGATTTCTCGTATGTTCCATAAAGAAAATAAATCTGAATTATTTACTCCTGGATTTATTTGCGTCCTTCATACCTTTGGCAGAGATTTAAAATGGAATCCTCACATTCACTGCCTTGTTTCTGAAGGTGGTGTTGGTAATACTCTTTCCTGGCGACACTTCAAACATTTTAACTATCATTTTTTACGTGATGCGTTCCAAACTGCTCTTTTAAATGAACTCCATCAAAAAATAGGTCCAGCTTTCAAAAAAGTAAAATCTGCTATCTATGCAAAAGATAAAAATGGTTTTTATGTTCGCGCCATGCCTAACAAGTGTAATCCTTCTCAGGTTATCAAATATATCGGTCGTTATCTTGGCAGACCTGTTATTGCTACTTCTCGCATTGATTCTTACGATGGTGATTTTGTCACCTTCCATTACAACCGTCATGAAGACAATAAACTTATTACAGAAACTGTTCCTGTTTTGGAATTCATTGACCGCTTAACACAACACATCCCTGAAAAACATTTTAAAATGATTCGCTATTATGGTATTTACGCTCGTCACCGTAATTCTGACAATTTTTTACGAAAAGCCATTTCCAGAGAAAAACATAACTTTTTTCTTTCACTCAATAGGTGGCGTGATTCAATCTTACATTCTTTTGGTTACGATCCTTTAAAATGTCCGAACTGTGGAAAAACCATGCTATTTTTAGAACTATATTTTAATCATAATCCTGTTCCTTTGCATGAATTATACGAAAAGGCTATGCAAAAACATAGATGTCGTTCGCCTGCCTCGTTTTCATATCTTCCAAAACCTCTTTTCTCATGA
- a CDS encoding MerR family transcriptional regulator, which produces MRTVKEISDLTGISVRTLHYYDEIGLLKPTEKSDAGYRLYDDKALETLQQVLFFREFDIPLKEIKTVMDNPALERNQILQMQRKMLVAKKERMERLIASIDDILKGENRMDFAIFSKTEVEEMFQTMLEHMPDNMKELAIKEFGSVEEWKKHYIEVVSSEEMQKGYAKVVEWYGGKEKYLSVVNNPISKDVAESYNKRIEAVLQRLIAKKGCDVNSLEVQEIVEEYGLLMKQLSQIKEEQGFMLAQAQYYRNERIKSMTDEKYGKGTADFLVQAIEAFYK; this is translated from the coding sequence ATGAGGACAGTAAAAGAAATATCAGATTTAACAGGTATCAGCGTTCGCACGCTTCACTATTATGATGAAATTGGATTGTTAAAGCCAACAGAGAAAAGTGATGCGGGATATCGGCTTTATGACGATAAGGCATTGGAAACATTACAGCAGGTTTTGTTTTTCCGTGAGTTTGATATTCCCTTGAAAGAAATCAAAACTGTTATGGACAACCCGGCTCTTGAAAGAAACCAGATTCTGCAAATGCAGAGAAAAATGCTGGTAGCAAAGAAAGAACGTATGGAACGTCTGATTGCCAGCATTGATGACATTCTGAAAGGAGAGAATAGAATGGATTTTGCAATTTTCAGTAAAACAGAAGTGGAAGAAATGTTTCAAACTATGCTTGAACATATGCCCGACAATATGAAAGAACTTGCTATCAAAGAGTTTGGAAGTGTTGAAGAATGGAAAAAGCATTATATTGAGGTAGTCTCATCGGAAGAAATGCAGAAAGGCTATGCCAAAGTTGTTGAGTGGTATGGAGGAAAAGAAAAATATTTATCAGTAGTTAACAATCCTATTAGCAAAGACGTAGCTGAAAGTTACAACAAACGAATAGAAGCAGTTTTGCAAAGGCTAATTGCAAAAAAAGGTTGTGATGTAAATTCTTTGGAAGTTCAAGAAATCGTTGAAGAGTATGGCTTACTTATGAAACAGTTATCACAAATAAAAGAAGAACAAGGTTTTATGCTGGCACAGGCACAGTATTATCGCAACGAAAGAATTAAGTCTATGACTGATGAGAAATATGGTAAAGGTACCGCTGATTTCTTAGTACAAGCTATTGAAGCATTTTACAAGTAA
- a CDS encoding site-specific integrase, translating into MENATLPSAEMAQHIDMTRKQKEKLVTAIYFKDKKGKDFYTCTDGRIKSYNPQFIATSREQLIDKLYEYYFDNVLEDVYKNWVQHRSETKIVSGKTIEEDIGIWNRFIAGSEIATMQIVDIQPKDLMKLFQSWTGNGLITRKDFNNRKSVLNGIFRYAVLNEIITYNPITSLPCNDLKYKIPMAKKKAYTKEERSALLAYLKSLEPDAYILAIMLAFYGIFRIGEIKALSWDNTNENVITIQHQLVEERILQEDMTLSEPQRMKADH; encoded by the coding sequence ATGGAAAATGCTACACTTCCTTCAGCAGAGATGGCACAGCATATAGATATGACAAGAAAGCAAAAAGAAAAACTGGTAACTGCTATTTATTTCAAAGACAAAAAAGGAAAGGATTTTTATACTTGTACAGACGGACGGATTAAGTCTTACAATCCACAATTTATTGCTACAAGCAGAGAACAGTTGATAGACAAGTTATATGAGTATTATTTTGACAATGTACTGGAAGATGTCTATAAAAACTGGGTTCAACATCGTTCTGAAACAAAAATTGTGTCGGGAAAGACGATTGAAGAAGACATTGGGATTTGGAATCGTTTTATTGCTGGTTCTGAAATAGCCACTATGCAGATTGTGGATATTCAGCCAAAGGATTTGATGAAATTGTTTCAATCGTGGACTGGCAACGGACTAATTACCCGAAAAGATTTTAATAATCGAAAATCTGTGTTAAATGGTATTTTCAGATATGCGGTGCTAAATGAGATTATCACTTACAATCCGATTACTTCTCTTCCGTGCAATGATTTGAAGTATAAAATACCAATGGCAAAGAAGAAAGCCTACACAAAAGAAGAACGCTCCGCACTGCTTGCTTATTTAAAGAGTTTAGAGCCGGACGCTTACATTCTTGCAATTATGCTTGCGTTCTACGGAATATTCCGAATTGGTGAAATCAAAGCATTGTCATGGGATAACACAAACGAGAATGTGATTACCATTCAACATCAACTTGTGGAGGAACGGATATTACAGGAAGATATGACACTAAGCGAACCGCAAAGAATGAAGGCAGACCATTGA
- a CDS encoding tyrosine-type recombinase/integrase: MTTDSFNRRLKKYCTEIGIPYLSSHKIRFTGASMLYDAGVKPIDIQPLLGHSTLTMTQHYIGQRVAERDTSQMAKILA, translated from the coding sequence TTGACAACAGATTCATTTAACCGTCGTTTAAAGAAATATTGTACAGAGATAGGAATTCCCTATCTATCAAGTCACAAAATACGTTTTACGGGTGCGTCCATGCTCTATGATGCCGGAGTAAAGCCGATTGATATTCAACCACTTTTGGGGCACTCTACGCTCACTATGACGCAACATTATATCGGTCAGCGTGTAGCAGAAAGAGATACCTCGCAAATGGCGAAGATATTGGCGTAA
- a CDS encoding L-ribulose-5-phosphate 4-epimerase gives MLKELKIEVYEANMLLPQYSLVTFTWGNVSGIDRERGLLVIKPSGVEYDKLTPDDMVVVDIYGNKIEGEYNPSSDTATHVVLYNRFPEIGGVVHTHSPWATSWAQAGRDIPCYGTTHADYFYGSVPCVRNLAKEEIETAYEKNTGILIADEYARRELDYLATPAVLCKNHGPFTWGKDAHEAVHNAVVLEEVAKMAARCELIKPHVQLAPQELQDKHYYRKHGANAYYGQSK, from the coding sequence ATGTTAAAAGAATTGAAAATAGAGGTTTATGAGGCAAATATGCTGCTCCCGCAATATAGCCTCGTCACATTTACATGGGGAAATGTAAGCGGAATAGACCGGGAACGGGGATTGTTGGTAATCAAACCGAGTGGAGTTGAGTATGATAAACTGACTCCGGATGATATGGTAGTAGTGGATATTTATGGGAATAAGATCGAAGGGGAATATAATCCGTCTTCGGATACAGCTACACATGTCGTATTATATAATCGATTTCCGGAGATTGGAGGCGTGGTACATACACATTCTCCGTGGGCCACAAGCTGGGCACAGGCAGGAAGAGATATTCCATGTTACGGAACAACACATGCAGACTATTTTTACGGAAGCGTACCATGTGTTAGAAATCTGGCAAAGGAGGAAATTGAGACAGCATATGAGAAAAATACCGGGATCTTGATTGCGGATGAGTATGCAAGACGTGAACTGGACTATCTTGCAACGCCAGCTGTTTTATGCAAAAACCATGGGCCTTTCACATGGGGAAAAGATGCGCACGAAGCAGTACACAATGCAGTTGTACTGGAAGAAGTCGCAAAAATGGCAGCGCGGTGCGAACTGATAAAGCCGCACGTACAGCTGGCGCCGCAGGAACTGCAGGATAAGCATTACTATAGGAAGCATGGTGCGAATGCATATTACGGGCAGTCAAAATAG
- a CDS encoding Gfo/Idh/MocA family protein, with translation MLKMAIIGAGAIAVKMTNTVKGMDNVEICAIADINKEKAETFAKEYGFPHAYGSYDEMLEKEDMDLVYIGVPHSFHYKAAKACLEAGKNVLCEKPFCVNAKDAKQLFELAKSRNLLITEAMWTRYMPSRQIINSIIESGEIGEVTSLTANLGYELSQVPRIWNINLAGGALLDCGLYLIHFARMVFGEVDAEITSKATFKDGVDMIDSIIMTFPDGKVATLQSNVYAVQNRNASIFGTKGYIEITNINNPEEIKVFDADYKEVRAIKVPEQISGYEYEVQACARAIRSKAVECPEMLHAETVKVLEILDGIRKDWGYEIPEA, from the coding sequence ATGTTAAAAATGGCAATTATTGGCGCGGGAGCCATTGCAGTAAAAATGACAAATACAGTAAAAGGCATGGACAATGTGGAAATATGTGCGATTGCAGACATCAATAAAGAAAAAGCAGAAACTTTCGCAAAAGAATATGGATTTCCCCACGCATATGGATCATACGATGAAATGCTTGAAAAAGAAGATATGGATCTGGTTTATATCGGAGTACCACATTCTTTTCATTATAAAGCGGCAAAAGCCTGTCTGGAAGCAGGGAAAAACGTACTTTGCGAAAAACCATTTTGTGTAAATGCAAAAGATGCAAAACAATTATTTGAACTGGCAAAATCTAGAAATCTTTTGATTACAGAAGCAATGTGGACAAGATATATGCCTTCACGCCAAATTATAAACAGTATTATCGAAAGCGGGGAAATCGGGGAAGTGACCTCACTTACTGCTAATTTGGGATATGAACTCAGTCAGGTGCCGCGTATATGGAACATCAATCTGGCAGGAGGAGCATTGCTTGACTGCGGACTGTATCTGATCCATTTTGCACGTATGGTATTTGGCGAAGTAGATGCGGAGATCACATCAAAAGCAACATTCAAAGACGGCGTAGATATGATCGACAGTATTATTATGACATTCCCGGATGGAAAAGTTGCGACACTGCAGTCGAACGTTTATGCGGTACAGAATCGTAATGCTTCTATTTTTGGTACAAAGGGATATATTGAAATCACAAATATTAATAATCCGGAAGAAATTAAAGTGTTTGATGCGGATTATAAAGAAGTAAGAGCAATCAAAGTTCCAGAACAGATCAGCGGTTACGAATATGAAGTGCAGGCCTGTGCAAGAGCAATCCGTTCAAAAGCAGTGGAGTGTCCGGAAATGCTGCATGCTGAAACCGTAAAAGTTTTGGAGATATTAGATGGTATCCGAAAAGATTGGGGATATGAAATACCGGAGGCATAA
- a CDS encoding L-ribulose-5-phosphate 3-epimerase: MQRYKIGLYEKAIRGTLTWKEKLLCAKECGYDYVEMCIDASEEKIQWIYRSSEERKNLVDTMYETGIPIRSMSVSALTKFALGDPDETKRSRGKEIMEESILLASDLGIRTVMIPGYDIYYGESTVETKQLFLKNLREGTEIAAREGVVLGMETMENDFMNTVEKGMKYVRIIRSPYLNMYPDSGNVTNAAELHHHDVCEDISLGRGSMISLHLKESKTGIFREVPFGTGHVEFERIIKEAWKNGIRRYVTELWDVGQDTWKEDICFANSSMRAILDKQQ, from the coding sequence ATGCAGCGATATAAGATTGGACTTTACGAAAAAGCAATACGAGGAACGTTGACATGGAAAGAAAAACTGTTATGTGCAAAAGAATGTGGATATGATTATGTAGAAATGTGCATAGATGCAAGTGAGGAAAAGATCCAGTGGATATATAGGAGCAGCGAAGAGAGGAAGAATCTGGTTGATACCATGTATGAAACGGGAATTCCAATCCGGTCCATGAGCGTAAGTGCGCTGACAAAATTTGCATTGGGAGATCCGGATGAAACAAAACGCAGCAGAGGGAAAGAAATCATGGAGGAATCGATTCTTCTGGCTTCTGATTTGGGAATTCGTACCGTCATGATTCCGGGATACGACATCTATTACGGAGAATCTACAGTAGAGACGAAACAGTTATTTCTGAAAAATTTACGGGAAGGAACAGAAATTGCAGCAAGAGAAGGCGTTGTACTTGGTATGGAAACAATGGAAAATGATTTCATGAATACGGTCGAAAAAGGCATGAAATATGTGAGAATCATCCGTTCACCATATCTGAATATGTATCCCGATTCAGGAAATGTTACGAATGCAGCAGAATTGCACCATCATGACGTTTGCGAAGATATTTCTCTCGGAAGAGGAAGCATGATTTCTCTGCATCTGAAAGAATCAAAGACAGGAATTTTCCGTGAAGTACCTTTTGGAACGGGACATGTAGAATTTGAGCGTATTATAAAAGAAGCATGGAAAAACGGTATCCGCCGTTACGTCACGGAATTGTGGGATGTCGGTCAGGATACGTGGAAAGAAGATATCTGCTTTGCAAATAGCAGTATGCGGGCTATTCTGGACAAACAACAATAA
- a CDS encoding FGGY-family carbohydrate kinase, producing MKYLMGIDNGGTFSKAALFDEAGNQISVASVPTRTITPKPGYTERDMDELWEVNVQACRQAITKSGINPNEIAGVSFSGHGKGLYLVGEDGKPSYNGIISTDTRAWSQVERWYKDGTNKAVYEKTYQEILAVQPVALLAWLKENKPEVLEKTKYIFAVKDYIRYMLTGEAYSEYTDCSGSNMVNLTTKQHDRELMRLFGIEECYDKLPPLRYSADICGYVTKEASEKTLLPEGTPVAAGMFDVNACGIASGLCDENQMCMIAGTWSINEFIRKDPVTNGTVDLNSFFCIPDYYLVEESSPTSAGNMEWFIRNLMNDEKEEARAAGKSVYDITNEWVGSIEPQDCNVIFLPFLNGSNEDPLAKGTFVGLTAFHNKKHMLLAVYEGIVFSHITHIKKLLKNCDTPKSIRLSGGAANSDVWVQIFADALQIPIDVIEDKELGAQGAAMAAGIATGIYKDYQDAVARTVKITKTIQPRPDYREIYEKKYDTYRAVIDGLSSAWDRFKN from the coding sequence ATGAAATATTTAATGGGAATTGACAATGGTGGAACTTTCTCGAAAGCTGCCTTGTTTGATGAAGCAGGAAATCAGATTTCAGTTGCAAGTGTGCCGACAAGGACAATTACACCAAAGCCGGGATATACCGAAAGAGATATGGATGAACTGTGGGAAGTTAATGTGCAGGCATGCAGACAGGCAATAACGAAAAGCGGAATCAATCCAAATGAGATTGCAGGTGTGTCATTTTCCGGACATGGAAAGGGTCTGTATTTAGTAGGGGAGGATGGAAAGCCTTCCTACAATGGGATCATCTCTACCGACACAAGAGCGTGGTCACAGGTGGAAAGATGGTATAAAGACGGTACAAACAAGGCAGTATATGAGAAAACATATCAGGAAATCCTGGCTGTTCAGCCGGTAGCACTGCTTGCATGGTTAAAAGAAAACAAACCGGAAGTTCTGGAAAAGACGAAATATATATTTGCCGTAAAAGACTATATCCGATATATGCTTACAGGAGAAGCATACAGTGAATATACGGACTGTTCTGGATCCAATATGGTCAACCTTACAACAAAGCAGCACGATAGAGAATTGATGCGTCTGTTCGGGATTGAAGAATGTTATGACAAACTTCCGCCTCTGCGGTATTCCGCGGATATTTGCGGATATGTAACAAAAGAAGCAAGTGAAAAAACACTTCTTCCGGAGGGAACGCCTGTAGCAGCCGGAATGTTTGATGTCAACGCATGCGGAATCGCTTCCGGATTATGCGATGAGAATCAGATGTGTATGATTGCGGGTACGTGGAGTATTAATGAATTTATCAGAAAAGATCCGGTAACAAACGGAACCGTGGATTTAAATTCCTTTTTCTGTATTCCGGATTATTATCTTGTGGAAGAAAGCAGTCCTACTTCGGCGGGTAACATGGAGTGGTTTATAAGAAATCTTATGAATGACGAAAAAGAAGAGGCAAGGGCAGCCGGAAAATCTGTATATGATATTACAAATGAATGGGTAGGATCCATTGAACCACAGGACTGCAATGTGATTTTCCTGCCGTTTCTGAACGGTTCAAATGAAGATCCGCTTGCAAAAGGAACATTTGTAGGACTTACGGCATTTCACAATAAAAAGCACATGCTGCTGGCAGTTTATGAAGGAATTGTATTTTCGCATATCACACATATAAAGAAACTTCTGAAAAACTGTGATACACCAAAGAGTATCCGTCTGTCCGGAGGCGCTGCCAATTCAGATGTATGGGTGCAGATTTTTGCAGATGCTCTTCAGATTCCGATTGATGTGATTGAAGACAAAGAGTTGGGTGCACAGGGAGCAGCAATGGCAGCAGGTATTGCGACCGGAATTTATAAAGACTATCAGGATGCGGTGGCACGTACCGTAAAAATTACAAAGACAATACAGCCTCGACCGGACTACAGAGAAATCTATGAAAAAAAATACGATACATACAGAGCGGTGATCGACGGATTGTCAAGTGCATGGGATCGCTTTAAAAATTAG
- a CDS encoding cupin domain-containing protein: MTVKELIIKGNKELDEKLAKAKEEGNLVVKDATEDEAVIRETFKKGEGIFRLFPAFVPRRFNKAGRRLRLHSDDYFAFGMERGSITERWFSATIAANNGLTAKADEGLSYVCVDYNSDEKFALRTAVKVLGQELVGKELMEKYNGWPMYSKFFDNEEPLFHHLHLTFEDAARVGKLGKPECYYFPKQLNNWYGEADYTYFGFDPDVDPDEVKERLRRFEYDDTRITDISRAYRIELGTGWYTPAGVIHAPASVLTYEPQWNSDVNSVYENIVSGEVYPPEMLNEECPPDDNGIDAVFNLLDWEKNVDPHYRKHYFRRPVVETETEGYTQKWIVYANPYIAAKELTVNPGQTVVIKDGAAYGCITIQGHGKFGVYDCESATLLHFGQQSTDEFFISEKAAIDGVKITNLSQVEPLVLLKHFGPNCPGVPTEPNN; this comes from the coding sequence ATGACAGTAAAGGAATTAATCATCAAAGGAAACAAAGAACTGGATGAAAAACTGGCAAAGGCAAAAGAGGAAGGCAACTTAGTTGTAAAAGACGCTACGGAGGATGAGGCAGTTATTCGTGAGACATTTAAAAAGGGAGAAGGAATCTTCCGCCTGTTCCCAGCGTTTGTACCTAGAAGATTTAATAAAGCCGGACGTAGATTAAGACTCCATTCAGATGATTATTTCGCTTTTGGAATGGAAAGAGGATCAATTACAGAAAGATGGTTTTCAGCAACAATCGCAGCAAACAACGGATTGACAGCAAAGGCGGATGAAGGATTGTCTTATGTTTGTGTAGATTACAATTCTGACGAAAAATTCGCACTTCGTACGGCTGTGAAAGTACTTGGACAAGAACTGGTCGGAAAGGAATTGATGGAAAAATATAACGGCTGGCCAATGTATTCCAAATTTTTTGACAACGAAGAACCTCTGTTCCATCATCTGCATCTGACATTTGAAGACGCAGCCCGTGTCGGAAAGTTAGGGAAACCGGAATGTTACTATTTCCCGAAGCAGTTGAATAATTGGTATGGAGAAGCAGATTATACATATTTTGGATTTGACCCGGATGTAGATCCGGATGAAGTAAAAGAAAGACTTCGTCGTTTTGAATATGATGATACCAGAATAACGGATATTTCAAGAGCGTACAGAATCGAACTTGGAACTGGCTGGTATACACCGGCAGGAGTAATTCATGCTCCGGCATCTGTTCTTACATATGAACCACAGTGGAATTCCGACGTCAATTCTGTATACGAAAATATTGTATCAGGAGAAGTATATCCACCGGAAATGCTCAATGAGGAATGTCCGCCGGATGATAATGGTATTGATGCGGTATTCAACCTTCTTGACTGGGAGAAGAATGTTGATCCGCATTACAGAAAGCATTATTTCCGTCGCCCGGTAGTAGAAACAGAGACAGAAGGTTATACACAGAAGTGGATTGTGTATGCCAATCCGTACATCGCCGCAAAAGAGTTGACAGTAAATCCGGGACAGACCGTAGTGATCAAAGACGGTGCGGCTTACGGCTGTATTACCATCCAGGGACATGGAAAATTTGGTGTTTATGATTGTGAATCCGCTACTTTACTGCATTTCGGGCAGCAAAGTACAGATGAATTTTTCATATCTGAAAAAGCAGCTATAGACGGCGTAAAAATCACAAATTTGAGCCAGGTAGAACCGCTTGTTCTTTTAAAACATTTCGGACCTAATTGTCCGGGTGTTCCGACAGAACCAAATAACTAA
- a CDS encoding RbsD/FucU family protein has product MLRNIPKILPPDLVKYMMEMGHADYLVIADAGFPGTAHSKRMIRMDSAEIPELLEAILPFFPLDYFVDYPVRLMQKLDYEPEVMIWKTYEELLKKYDKDHAFKQFKYLDRLDFYKEAEDAYVVIQTGDTSRYGNIILQKGVCV; this is encoded by the coding sequence ATGCTGAGAAATATACCGAAAATTTTACCTCCTGATTTGGTAAAGTACATGATGGAAATGGGACACGCGGATTATCTTGTCATTGCAGATGCTGGATTCCCAGGAACAGCGCATTCTAAAAGAATGATTCGAATGGATAGTGCGGAAATCCCGGAACTACTGGAAGCTATCCTTCCTTTCTTTCCACTGGACTATTTTGTTGACTATCCCGTGCGGCTGATGCAGAAACTGGATTATGAGCCGGAAGTTATGATTTGGAAAACATACGAGGAACTGTTGAAAAAGTATGATAAAGACCATGCGTTCAAACAGTTTAAATATTTAGACAGACTGGATTTTTATAAAGAAGCAGAAGATGCATATGTGGTAATCCAGACAGGGGATACGTCACGATACGGTAATATTATTCTTCAGAAAGGTGTATGTGTATAA